The genomic window TCAAGAGGCGGGGCAACAGGGTCTGGACGGGGGCCTTGGCCTTGGGCTGCACCTCGGTGAAGCGCTCGCCGGCCTCGACCCGCTTGACCACGTCCACGATCTGGTGGAACTCGGAGGTGCCGATGGCCGCGCTGATCTCGGGCATCTCCTCCATGAGCTCCGCCAGCTCGCCCTGGGCGCGCTGCGCGAGGCAGCCCGTGACGATCAGCTTCTTGTTGAGGGTGCCGAGCTCCATGATGGTCTGGATCGACTCCCGCTGAGACGCCTCGATGAACGAGCACGTGTTGAGCAGCAGGATGTCGGCCTCGGTCTCTTCCGAGACGACCTCGTAGCCGTCCTGCGCGAGCAGGCCCAGCATGTTTTCGGTGTCGACCGTGTTCTTTGAGCAGCCGAGGCTGACGATTCCGACCTTGGAGGCCACGGGATGTTTCTCCTATTGGATGCCGGCGCCGAGGACGATGTCGCTGATGGGGGGCGCCTGACCGGGGGTAGAGGTGTAGGACACGGCGCTCAGGCGGTCGGATCCCTGCTGATTGAGCTGGCCACCGACCATGCCGAAGTAGCCGAGCCGGTTCTGAAGGGAGACCCACAGCTCGGTGCCCGCGGCGTTGACCGCGATCGACTGGGGCTGGGTGGCGTCTGTCACCCGATCGTTGACAGGGACCGTCGACTTGGCGTTGGTCTCGAGGTTGATGACCTGGACCAGGCCGCTGGGCCGGCCCGCCGCAGCGGCCGCTTGGGGCAGGGTGACGTAGGCCATCTTGCCGTCGTCGGTGATGGCGACGTCGTAGCCCTTGTCGTTCAGCGGGATGGAGCTGTCGAACGTGAAGTTCTCGAGGTTGACCTTCCAGAGCTGGCTCGCCCCGCGATCGGCGAGGTACATGCGCTTGCCGTCGGGGGAGATGGCGCCCCGCCAGAGGTTGACCGATCCCGGGATGGTCAACACCGAGCCCAGGCTGCCGTCGTTGTTGATCTTGATGATCTCGCAGTCGGTCGAGCCGGTCGCCGGTGTGTCCGAGAAGACGTAGGCGGCGAGGTTGGCGGCGGCGAAGTCCTTGGTCATCGGGTAGGTGACCACCCCGCGCGGCTTGAAGGTGGCGCTGAAGGGGGTGAAGGTCTTGTTGATCGCGTTGGTCTGGGCGTTGATGCGCGTGACGGTGCGATCGCCGTAGCTGGTGACGTAGACGTACTGCTTGTTCTGGTCGCGCGCGGTGGTGGAGGGGTTCTTCTCGGGCGGGGTGACGGCCACCCCCGAGGGGCGCGAGCCGGCCTGGATGGCCTGGACCTGCTTGCGGCTGCGCAGGTCGACGAACGAGACGGTGCCGTCGTTCTCGTTGGCGGTGTAGAGGTACTCGAGGTCGGGGCGCGGGTTGATGGCGAGGCTCACGGGGGCCTGGCCCACCTCGATGACGCCCACGGGACGCTTGTCGCTGACGCTCACGACCGCCACCGCGTTGTCGGCCGGCATGCTGGCGTAGGCGAGCAGGCTGGGCCGGTCGTTGGGCGACACGGGCGAGCTGAACAGCGAGCAACCGGAAAGCCCCAGTGACAGCGCTAAGCCGAGCCAGACGTTTCGATGGTGCTGCATCCTCGGGGCTTCCTCCATAGAGCGCATGCGTCGCCCTGCGCCGGGCAACCATGATACCAGACTCCCATACCCCAAGGTAGGGAAAATTAGCGCCAGGGGCGGTGATCCAGGCACCTGACCTCAGGGCAGGATCGGCTTCGCCGCAGGCCTCGGACGCGGACGCGTGGGCTTGCCCGCGGCGCTCGGGGTGTCGAAGCGACCGGTCTGGAAGGCCGGACAGTCCGCCGTCAGCGCGCAGCGCTCGCACTTGGGTTTGCGCGCCACGCAGGTGTAGCGCCCGTGCAGGATGAGCCAGTGGTGGGCCTTGGCCCAGTCGTGGCGGGGAATCAGGCGCATCAGGTCGGCCTCCACGGCCTCGGGGGTCAGGCCCTTCGAGAAGCCGAGGCGGTGCGAGACGCGAAAGACGTGGGTATCGACGGCGATGGCCGGCACGTCGAAGACGATGCTCAGCACGACGTTCGCCGTCTTGCGCCCCACCCCGGGCAGGGCCACCAGCTCCTCCATCGTGCCGGGCACCTTGCCTGCGTGCCGCTCGACCAGGAGCCTCGCGGTCGCCACGACGTTCAGCGCCTTGGTCGGCGCGAAGTTCACGCTCGCGATGAGGGGGAGGACGTCTTCACCGCTCGCCGCGGCCATGGCCTCGGGGGTCGGATAGCGCGCGAAGAGGCCCGGGGTGACCGTGTTGACCCGCTTGTCGGTGGTCTGGGCCGAGAGCATGACCGCCACGAGCAACTCGAAGTCGTTGCCGTAGCGCAGCTCGGTGACGGCCTCGGGATAGGCGGCTTTCAGGGTGTCGAGCAAGCGTTTGATCCGGGCTTTTTCCTTGGCGCTGAGGCGTTTCATTGCAGGCTCCTTTTTCAAGGGAGCATTATAGCGCGAGCCTCAGGCCTTGCCCCGGCTGCGGACCCTGCAGTGGAGGCGCCGGCACAGGGCATCGGCCTCCAGGGCGTTTAGGACCTGGCGCTTCTCGACCCAGGCGCGCCGGGCGATCGCGACCGCGTACCGCATCAGGCGCAGCTGCTCGCTCGAGTGGGCGTCGGTCGAGAGGGTGAACGAAAGCCCCGCGTCGCGCGCCGCGCGCGCCAGGTCCACGGGAAGATCCAGGCGCTCGGAGCCGTTGATCTCGAGGGCCTTGCCGTACCGCTCGGCCGCCCGCAGGACGGCGGCGAAGTCCGCCTCGTAGGCTTCGCGAGAACCGACGACGCGCCCGGTGGGGTGATTGAGGCCATCCACCTCGCGGTCCCTCAGGGCGCTCAGGAGGCGCGCGGTGTTCTGCGCCTCACCCTTGCCGCGCGTGCCCACGTGCAGCGAGGCGCCCACCCAGTCGAAGCCCCGCAAGAAGGCATCCTCGAAGTCGAGGGTTCCGTCCGGCCGGATCTCGACCTCCACCCCCTGGAGGATGCGAAAGGGCGCAAGCTCCCGGTTCAGACGCGCGATCTCGCTGCGCTGCGCAAGGGCCTTCTGCTCGGTGAGTCCGGTCGTGACCGGCAAGCCGTAAGAGTGGTCGGCGACGACGATCCAGCCGTACCCCATGGCCATGGCGGCGCGTGCCATGGCCTCGAGGGTGTCGCGCCCGTCCGAGTAGCGCGTGTGCGTGTGGCAGTCGCCCCGGACGTCCTCGATCGAAATCAGGTCGGGCAGGCGCCCCTCGGCGGCGGCCTCGATCTCGCCGGTGTCCTCCCG from Pantanalinema sp. includes these protein-coding regions:
- a CDS encoding YncE family protein; this translates as MQHHRNVWLGLALSLGLSGCSLFSSPVSPNDRPSLLAYASMPADNAVAVVSVSDKRPVGVIEVGQAPVSLAINPRPDLEYLYTANENDGTVSFVDLRSRKQVQAIQAGSRPSGVAVTPPEKNPSTTARDQNKQYVYVTSYGDRTVTRINAQTNAINKTFTPFSATFKPRGVVTYPMTKDFAAANLAAYVFSDTPATGSTDCEIIKINNDGSLGSVLTIPGSVNLWRGAISPDGKRMYLADRGASQLWKVNLENFTFDSSIPLNDKGYDVAITDDGKMAYVTLPQAAAAAGRPSGLVQVINLETNAKSTVPVNDRVTDATQPQSIAVNAAGTELWVSLQNRLGYFGMVGGQLNQQGSDRLSAVSYTSTPGQAPPISDIVLGAGIQ
- the nth gene encoding endonuclease III, which produces MKRLSAKEKARIKRLLDTLKAAYPEAVTELRYGNDFELLVAVMLSAQTTDKRVNTVTPGLFARYPTPEAMAAASGEDVLPLIASVNFAPTKALNVVATARLLVERHAGKVPGTMEELVALPGVGRKTANVVLSIVFDVPAIAVDTHVFRVSHRLGFSKGLTPEAVEADLMRLIPRHDWAKAHHWLILHGRYTCVARKPKCERCALTADCPAFQTGRFDTPSAAGKPTRPRPRPAAKPILP